A stretch of Priestia aryabhattai DNA encodes these proteins:
- a CDS encoding alanyl-tRNA editing protein, producing the protein MTERLYYSNPYLSTWETEVTETRSLSNGYALTLKHTAFYPEGGGQPSDYGNIAGIDVRDVYEENGKVYHIVDTLPAQTNVTCEIDWNRRFDHMQQHSGQHLLSALLMDTYDIHTVSFHLGSEAVSIDVNVPQLSHEQLLHIEKIVNDAIYSNRHIKTYEVKKEDLHTLALRKVPELEDEIVRIVEIEGIDVSACCGTHVNQIGELGVIKLTKTEKQRGNTRLFFKCGMRALADYQQSQEIVAELSNKFSTSRELVIERIKKVETEQKELQKQLEELKNENAAYLASELEAKKEGSFLYHHFENRTLKDVQALTKQLLQKPDTTLLFSFSSDQKVLLAHSGSEVKCGELYKELLPLYDGKGGGGPKQAQASFSSSENMNVFISTVKEKINQA; encoded by the coding sequence ATGACAGAAAGACTTTATTATAGCAATCCCTATCTAAGCACGTGGGAAACAGAAGTGACAGAGACGCGCTCTCTTTCAAATGGCTACGCTTTAACTTTAAAACACACCGCTTTTTATCCAGAAGGCGGCGGACAGCCTTCTGACTACGGTAATATTGCCGGGATTGACGTAAGAGATGTTTATGAAGAAAATGGAAAAGTATATCATATCGTCGATACACTCCCTGCACAAACGAACGTAACGTGTGAAATTGACTGGAATCGCCGCTTTGATCACATGCAGCAGCATAGCGGACAGCACTTACTTTCAGCTCTGTTAATGGATACATACGATATTCACACCGTTAGCTTTCATTTAGGAAGCGAAGCAGTCTCTATTGATGTAAATGTACCTCAGTTATCTCATGAGCAGCTATTACACATTGAAAAAATCGTAAACGACGCTATTTACAGCAATCGTCACATTAAAACTTACGAAGTAAAAAAAGAAGACCTGCATACTCTTGCGCTTCGCAAAGTGCCAGAGCTAGAAGACGAAATTGTACGAATCGTGGAAATTGAAGGCATTGATGTTTCTGCCTGCTGCGGTACACATGTGAACCAAATTGGAGAACTTGGCGTCATTAAACTTACGAAAACGGAAAAGCAGCGCGGCAATACACGCCTCTTTTTTAAATGCGGTATGCGTGCATTAGCTGATTATCAGCAGTCTCAAGAAATCGTAGCAGAACTTAGCAATAAATTCAGTACAAGCCGTGAATTGGTTATAGAACGAATTAAAAAAGTAGAAACCGAACAAAAAGAACTACAAAAACAACTAGAAGAATTAAAAAATGAAAATGCAGCTTATTTAGCCAGTGAATTAGAAGCCAAGAAAGAAGGCTCATTCCTGTACCATCACTTTGAAAACCGTACATTAAAAGATGTGCAAGCTTTGACAAAGCAGCTGCTTCAAAAGCCTGATACGACGCTTCTTTTTTCTTTTTCAAGTGATCAAAAAGTCTTACTGGCTCACAGCGGCAGTGAGGTAAAATGCGGAGAGCTTTATAAAGAGCTGCTTCCGCTTTACGATGGAAAAGGCGGCGGCGGACCAAAACAAGCCCAAGCCAGCTTTTCATCTTCTGAAAATATGAACGTATTTATTAGCACAGTAAAAGAAAAAATAAATCAAGCATAA
- a CDS encoding YhgE/Pip domain-containing protein: MKNTVYIYTRDLKRIFTNWAMIIIVLTLMILPSFYAWFNIKASWDPYGRTEGIAIAVTSEDEGSTIRGQHVNVGKDIIATLTKNKTLGWTFVSKEKADHGVKHGDYYASIVIPKDFSQKLGTVLQDRLEKPVIIYKVNEKINAVAPKITSKGASSLTQQISEKFVKTANGAIFSVFNELGITLQRDLPTIQQVEQRIFELENRLPEIKKVINEANDTTQKAGAIVSKAQAALPEVERLTADGAQMTQQLNTFLTKSDQVLKTAEPTINETLHRVQQRALRVQELKNQLMEKDIAPAEARAAAEQLKVQLTKQIADTGEIVTLLTDLNVLSQQKVLSPVINQIKSVNTLLQQQLSDVNSLQQQAGGVPNQSVLDRFSSRTDQAVSRLNALTNSYSSTIVPAVEQAIKEAKDKTASANSLLDEANKSIPDVSNVLSKTASGIVLGQQELAKMARDFPRIEQNVHNIADKIREFQQKENIEDIINLLKNDVQKESDFFAKPVLLKEERLYPIPNYGSAMSPFYTTLCLWVGALLLVSILSVEVADEERFKSYEVYLGRLLTFLSIALVQAFIVTIGDLFLIKTYVVDKVPFIFLGLLCSFVFMTIVYTLVAIFGNAGKAMAIVLLVLQLSAAGGTFPIQVVPAFFQAINPFLPFTYAISMMREVVGGMLADIVRKDVTVLLCIWLGVLLVGIFLHKPLSKTSAKLTKKARESKLIH; this comes from the coding sequence ATGAAAAATACTGTTTATATTTATACACGGGATTTAAAAAGAATTTTCACCAATTGGGCGATGATTATCATTGTGCTGACGCTTATGATTCTGCCGTCTTTTTACGCATGGTTTAATATAAAAGCATCTTGGGATCCATATGGGCGGACTGAAGGTATTGCCATTGCAGTAACGAGCGAAGACGAAGGCTCTACGATAAGAGGTCAGCACGTGAACGTGGGAAAAGATATTATTGCAACGTTAACAAAAAATAAAACGCTTGGATGGACGTTTGTCTCAAAAGAAAAAGCTGATCACGGAGTAAAGCACGGAGACTATTATGCAAGTATTGTTATTCCAAAAGATTTTTCACAAAAGCTTGGTACAGTTCTTCAAGATCGTTTGGAAAAACCGGTCATTATTTACAAAGTGAACGAAAAAATAAACGCAGTGGCGCCTAAAATTACAAGCAAAGGAGCCAGCAGCTTAACACAACAAATTAGTGAAAAATTCGTCAAAACAGCGAATGGAGCCATTTTTTCAGTGTTTAACGAACTAGGTATTACACTGCAGCGGGATTTGCCGACCATTCAACAAGTTGAACAGCGGATTTTTGAGCTCGAAAATCGTCTTCCTGAAATCAAAAAAGTAATTAATGAAGCGAATGACACCACTCAAAAAGCTGGAGCTATTGTATCAAAAGCTCAGGCTGCTCTTCCTGAAGTAGAGAGATTAACAGCTGACGGCGCACAGATGACTCAGCAGCTAAATACTTTTTTAACTAAAAGCGATCAAGTTTTAAAAACAGCTGAACCGACTATCAACGAAACGCTGCATCGTGTTCAACAACGAGCTCTCCGAGTTCAAGAATTGAAGAATCAGCTGATGGAAAAAGATATAGCACCGGCTGAAGCCAGGGCAGCAGCAGAACAGCTAAAAGTGCAGTTAACAAAACAAATTGCTGACACAGGAGAGATCGTTACGCTTCTTACGGATTTAAATGTGTTGTCTCAACAGAAAGTTCTTTCACCTGTTATTAATCAAATAAAAAGTGTAAATACGCTTTTACAGCAGCAGCTGTCGGATGTAAACAGCCTGCAGCAACAAGCTGGAGGTGTTCCAAATCAAAGCGTACTTGATAGGTTCAGCTCTCGCACCGACCAAGCTGTTTCTAGATTAAATGCGTTAACGAATTCATATTCTTCTACGATTGTGCCCGCTGTTGAACAAGCAATCAAAGAAGCGAAAGATAAAACAGCAAGCGCAAACTCACTGCTTGATGAAGCCAATAAAAGCATACCCGATGTTTCTAATGTGCTGTCTAAAACAGCGAGTGGCATCGTGTTAGGACAGCAGGAACTTGCGAAAATGGCAAGAGACTTTCCGCGAATTGAACAAAATGTACACAATATAGCGGATAAGATACGAGAATTTCAGCAAAAAGAAAATATTGAAGATATTATCAATTTGCTAAAGAACGATGTGCAAAAGGAAAGTGACTTTTTTGCTAAACCGGTTCTTTTAAAAGAAGAAAGACTTTATCCCATTCCGAACTACGGCTCGGCTATGTCGCCGTTTTACACAACGCTTTGCTTGTGGGTCGGGGCTTTGCTGTTAGTTTCGATTTTAAGCGTAGAAGTAGCGGATGAAGAGCGGTTCAAAAGCTATGAAGTCTACCTGGGAAGACTTTTAACGTTTTTGTCTATTGCTCTGGTGCAAGCTTTTATTGTGACGATAGGTGATTTATTTTTAATCAAAACGTATGTCGTAGATAAAGTGCCTTTTATCTTTTTAGGCTTGCTGTGCAGCTTCGTGTTTATGACGATTGTATATACGCTTGTTGCGATATTTGGCAATGCAGGAAAAGCGATGGCGATTGTTTTACTTGTGCTTCAGCTTTCCGCTGCAGGCGGTACATTTCCCATTCAAGTCGTGCCTGCTTTTTTCCAAGCAATCAATCCTTTTTTACCATTTACTTATGCAATAAGCATGATGAGAGAAGTGGTAGGAGGCATGTTAGCGGATATTGTAAGAAAAGACGTTACGGTTCTTCTTTGCATTTGGCTTGGCGTGCTGCTCGTTGGCATTTTTCTTCATAAGCCTCTTAGTAAAACGAGTGCAAAATTAACAAAAAAAGCGCGTGAAAGTAAATTAATTCATTAA
- a CDS encoding PH domain-containing protein, protein MGILDGLLGNASEADIRGTEKDLQNILIANERVEQAYKVIRDLMVFTTKRLIIVDKQGVTGKKIDYHSIPYKTITHFSVETAGTFDLDAELNIWVSGSSAPISKEFRKDKSVYDVQKVLASYVLD, encoded by the coding sequence ATGGGTATATTAGATGGACTATTAGGAAATGCATCAGAAGCAGATATAAGAGGAACCGAAAAAGATTTACAAAACATTTTAATTGCGAACGAGCGAGTGGAACAAGCGTATAAAGTCATTCGCGATTTAATGGTGTTTACGACGAAACGCTTAATTATCGTTGATAAGCAAGGAGTGACGGGAAAGAAAATAGATTATCATTCCATTCCTTATAAGACGATTACACATTTTAGCGTAGAAACGGCTGGAACGTTCGATTTAGATGCGGAATTAAATATTTGGGTATCGGGTTCTAGTGCGCCGATTTCAAAAGAATTTCGTAAAGATAAAAGTGTTTACGACGTGCAAAAAGTATTAGCATCTTATGTGTTAGATTAA
- a CDS encoding MFS transporter codes for MSYTVIGTSAFRKTNVALFAAGFNTFSILYCTQAILPEFSREFGISPAFASLSLSLTTITLAVSMLFLGSLSEVWGRKKLMGLSLIFASLLCIMTAFSSTFETLLVFRVIQGIVLAGLPSVAMAYLGEEIEPGSLGKAMGIYISGNAFGGVAGRLMTGVLTEYFNWSVALDVVSAISLLATFVFFMNLPDSQNFTSRSFELRQLTDSLRSHLQDKGMLCLFAIGFALLGSNVALYNYIGYALSAPPYSWNHTLVSFIFVIFFVGVFSSVWMGTLADRYGRKKVLLCTIAVTLMGSIVTLHPVLWIKITGLLLLTFGFFGSHSIASSWVGRRATHDKAQASSLYLFFYYAGSSIGGTVAGLCWSAYGWKGVIALIGVFLTTAFFLAVRLSKMPAQQTRFH; via the coding sequence GTGAGCTATACCGTAATTGGAACATCAGCTTTTCGCAAAACAAATGTTGCGCTTTTTGCAGCAGGCTTCAACACATTTTCGATTTTATATTGTACACAGGCCATTTTACCCGAATTTTCTAGAGAATTTGGGATATCCCCGGCGTTTGCTAGCTTGTCTCTTTCGTTAACAACCATCACGCTTGCGGTTAGTATGCTTTTTTTAGGTTCTTTATCAGAAGTGTGGGGACGAAAGAAACTGATGGGCCTATCGTTAATTTTTGCGTCATTGCTATGCATCATGACAGCATTTAGCTCTACTTTTGAGACACTGCTAGTCTTTCGCGTTATTCAAGGAATCGTTTTAGCAGGGTTGCCTTCTGTGGCAATGGCTTACTTAGGAGAAGAGATTGAACCAGGAAGTTTAGGGAAAGCGATGGGGATTTATATAAGCGGAAACGCCTTTGGAGGCGTAGCGGGAAGGCTTATGACAGGAGTGCTCACGGAGTATTTCAACTGGTCTGTAGCTCTTGATGTTGTAAGTGCAATCAGCTTATTGGCCACATTTGTTTTTTTTATGAACTTGCCTGATTCACAAAACTTTACTTCCCGGTCCTTTGAACTTCGTCAGCTTACCGACTCTCTTCGCAGTCATCTTCAAGATAAAGGGATGCTTTGCCTTTTTGCTATTGGTTTTGCACTGCTTGGAAGTAACGTAGCTTTATACAATTATATTGGATACGCTTTATCCGCTCCTCCGTATTCTTGGAATCATACACTTGTAAGTTTTATTTTTGTTATTTTCTTTGTCGGAGTATTCAGCTCAGTCTGGATGGGGACGCTGGCAGATCGATACGGTCGGAAGAAAGTGCTGTTATGTACGATTGCTGTTACGCTTATGGGTTCAATCGTTACGCTGCATCCGGTTTTATGGATAAAAATTACCGGGCTTTTGCTGTTGACCTTCGGCTTTTTTGGAAGTCACTCCATCGCAAGCAGCTGGGTGGGAAGAAGAGCAACTCATGACAAAGCTCAGGCTTCGTCTTTGTATTTGTTTTTTTACTATGCAGGATCAAGCATTGGAGGGACTGTGGCTGGATTATGCTGGAGCGCGTACGGCTGGAAAGGTGTTATTGCTCTAATTGGTGTGTTTCTTACAACCGCCTTTTTCTTAGCCGTTCGTTTGTCAAAAATGCCGGCCCAGCAGACGCGTTTTCACTAA
- a CDS encoding selenium metabolism-associated LysR family transcriptional regulator, translated as MYYDALKTFVSVVEEQSFTKAAEKLMISQPSVSVHIKNLEKEFQTSLFLRSPKMLKITPSGEILYDRAKQMIQIYEHTKRDIYEHHHRVKGMLTIGASFTIGEYILPSFLAKLREQYPDIDVEVTIGNTKEIAQLVRHFKVDVGLIEGHTEESDLHIQSFMDDELAIVASVDHPLAQLKKLEIDDLQNQRWVAREKGSGTREYLDHVLMSNGLKMKSMLTISSNQGIKEAIVHNLGLSVLSLCAIKEDVEQKHLSILNVNTAPFKRRFSYIYPANSAHKKVAELFIQLLK; from the coding sequence ATGTACTATGATGCGTTAAAGACGTTTGTTTCTGTTGTAGAAGAGCAAAGCTTTACAAAAGCTGCAGAAAAACTGATGATTTCACAGCCAAGCGTAAGCGTACACATTAAAAATCTTGAAAAAGAGTTTCAAACTTCCCTGTTCTTGCGTTCACCTAAGATGTTAAAAATCACACCAAGCGGCGAAATTTTATACGATCGTGCTAAACAAATGATTCAGATATATGAGCATACGAAACGAGATATTTATGAACATCATCACCGTGTAAAAGGAATGTTAACGATTGGCGCCAGTTTTACGATTGGAGAATATATTCTCCCTTCCTTTTTAGCAAAGCTCCGTGAACAATACCCTGATATTGATGTGGAAGTGACTATCGGTAATACAAAAGAAATCGCTCAGCTTGTTCGTCATTTCAAAGTAGACGTAGGGCTTATTGAAGGTCACACAGAGGAGTCTGACTTACATATTCAGTCCTTTATGGACGATGAACTTGCTATCGTTGCTTCAGTCGATCACCCTCTGGCTCAGCTTAAAAAATTAGAAATCGATGATTTACAAAATCAGCGGTGGGTAGCTCGTGAAAAAGGCTCTGGAACAAGAGAGTATTTGGACCATGTTCTAATGTCCAACGGTTTAAAAATGAAAAGCATGCTAACGATCAGCAGCAATCAAGGAATTAAAGAAGCCATCGTTCATAATTTAGGACTGTCTGTGCTGTCGCTTTGTGCTATTAAAGAAGATGTAGAACAAAAGCACCTATCGATTCTCAACGTTAACACTGCTCCTTTTAAGCGCCGTTTTTCTTATATTTATCCTGCTAACAGCGCTCATAAAAAAGTAGCGGAGCTTTTTATTCAGCTTTTAAAATAA
- a CDS encoding GntR family transcriptional regulator, whose protein sequence is MFDLDIRSRKPIYEQLVDKLKELIIHEVFKADQKLPSVRLLAKELTINPNTIQKAYRELEHQNYIYSVPGKGSFVTPQVDTLNNEKVKKMKEELVKLLAEAMYLGMDKDEILSLISQAEKAVKGGSDSD, encoded by the coding sequence ATGTTTGATTTAGATATTCGTAGTCGCAAGCCGATATACGAACAATTAGTAGATAAATTGAAAGAGCTTATTATCCACGAAGTCTTTAAGGCCGATCAAAAGCTTCCATCTGTTCGGCTGCTAGCAAAAGAATTAACGATTAATCCAAATACAATTCAAAAAGCGTATCGTGAACTAGAACATCAAAACTATATTTATTCAGTTCCAGGCAAAGGAAGTTTTGTAACGCCTCAAGTTGATACACTAAATAACGAGAAGGTGAAAAAGATGAAAGAAGAATTAGTAAAACTGTTGGCAGAAGCTATGTATTTAGGGATGGACAAAGATGAAATTCTATCACTTATTTCACAGGCTGAAAAAGCAGTAAAAGGAGGAAGCGATAGTGATTGA
- a CDS encoding ABC transporter ATP-binding protein produces MIELKAIKKEFEEMEALRDVTLSIKKGSIYGLLGSNGAGKTTLLKIIAGIYKQDHGKIAIDGEEVFENVGLKERLIFMPDSLYFFPQTTIKQLASFYRSVYPTWNEERFQKLKEAFPIQLHKKVHRMSKGMQRQVGFWLALSAMPDVLILDEPLDGLDAVMRQKIKNLLVQDVAEREMTILISSHNLREVEDLCDHVGILHHGQLLIEKELDDLKSDVHKIQVAFEGDVPLALYDTLDILYQEKRGSVLLCIVRGKENHLVNKVRSYKPLIFDILPLTLEEIFIYEMGDVGYAIENIIV; encoded by the coding sequence GTGATTGAACTGAAGGCGATAAAAAAAGAGTTTGAAGAAATGGAAGCTCTAAGAGACGTCACGCTTTCTATAAAAAAAGGATCTATTTACGGACTGCTTGGCTCCAACGGGGCAGGGAAAACAACGCTATTAAAAATCATTGCAGGTATTTACAAGCAAGATCACGGGAAGATCGCAATAGACGGCGAGGAAGTCTTTGAAAACGTTGGCTTAAAAGAACGTCTTATTTTTATGCCAGATTCTCTTTATTTTTTTCCTCAAACAACCATTAAGCAATTGGCGTCTTTTTATAGAAGCGTCTATCCGACTTGGAACGAAGAGCGGTTTCAAAAATTAAAAGAAGCTTTCCCAATTCAATTACATAAAAAGGTACATAGAATGTCAAAGGGAATGCAGCGTCAAGTAGGTTTTTGGTTAGCGCTGTCTGCTATGCCTGACGTGCTTATCTTAGATGAGCCGCTCGATGGTTTAGATGCGGTAATGCGTCAAAAAATTAAAAACCTTCTTGTTCAAGACGTGGCAGAACGGGAAATGACGATTTTAATTTCGTCACATAACTTGCGAGAAGTGGAAGATCTTTGTGATCATGTAGGCATCTTGCATCACGGTCAATTATTAATTGAGAAAGAACTGGATGATTTAAAATCAGACGTGCACAAAATTCAAGTAGCATTTGAAGGCGATGTGCCGCTAGCGCTTTACGACACGCTAGACATTTTATATCAAGAAAAACGAGGAAGCGTCTTGCTTTGTATTGTTCGAGGAAAAGAAAATCACTTAGTGAACAAAGTTCGATCGTATAAGCCTTTAATTTTTGACATCTTGCCACTTACGCTGGAAGAAATCTTTATTTATGAAATGGGGGATGTGGGTTATGCAATCGAAAACATCATCGTTTAA